One genomic region from Uloborus diversus isolate 005 chromosome 2, Udiv.v.3.1, whole genome shotgun sequence encodes:
- the LOC129217802 gene encoding G-protein coupled receptor 52-like: MSERGYDYGEIIAVYGDLVCRLTGFLGLTLWSVCVYTFMWMSVDRYLAIRKPLRYDVIQTRTRCQCWMVFTWLTSLSLCSPPLLGFSQGRFYAPAHVCMLDLGHTLPYSATLAALVLAPSLLTATYAYWYVLATLWRLRRCLRREDYATALGENLANPDHLIALVLMLLFWLSWAPWLGIRLYEMAATESPPLPAALHFWLFWLGVADCMWKFFVYLAMSPKFRLSLKRLCLCLCCRRGSNRQQPLIV, encoded by the coding sequence GTGTACGGCGACCTGGTGTGCCGGCTGACCGGTTTCCTGGGGCTGACCCTGTGGTCTGTGTGCGTGTACACCTTCATGTGGATGTCCGTGGACCGGTACCTGGCCATCCGCAAGCCCCTGCGCTATGACGTCATCCAGACGCGCACGCGCTGCCAGTGCTGGATGGTGTTCACGTGGCTCACCTCGCTCTCGCTGTGTTCGCCGCCCCTGCTCGGCTTCAGCCAGGGCCGCTTCTACGCCCCGGCCCACGTGTGCATGCTGGACCTGGGCCACACGCTGCCCTACAGCGCCACGCTGGCCGCCCTGGTGCTTGCGCCCTCGCTCCTCACCGCCACCTACGCCTACTGGTACGTGCTGGCCACGCTGTGGCGCCTGCGCAGATGCCTGAGGCGGGAAGACTACGCCACCGCCCTGGGCGAGAACCTCGCCAACCCCGACCACCTGATAGCACTGGTGCTGATGTTGCTCTTCTGGCTCTCGTGGGCGCCCTGGCTCGGGATCAGGCTCTACGAGATGGCGGCGACCGAGTCGCCGCCCCTTCCCGCCGCCCTGCACTTCTGGCTCTTCTGGCTGGGCGTGGCGGACTGCATGTGGAAGTTCTTCGTCTACCTCGCCATGAGCCCCAAGTTCCGCCTCAGCCTCAAGAGACTCTGCCTCTGCCTCTGTTGTAGGAGGGGCTCCAACAGACAGCAGCCCCTCATCGTCTGa